The following proteins come from a genomic window of Canis lupus baileyi chromosome 20, mCanLup2.hap1, whole genome shotgun sequence:
- the C20H2orf76 gene encoding UPF0538 protein C2orf76 homolog isoform X4 produces MASKEVTITVRLIRSFEHRNFKPIVYHGVNLDQTTKEFIVFLKQDKLKIVHQAHKAKTNELVLSLEDDDTLMLKEDSTLQAAGIAHETEIAFFREEDYKNYKANPISSW; encoded by the exons ATGGCTTCCAAAGAAGTGACCATTACAGTTCGCCTCATTCGTTCATTTGAGCATCGCAATTTCAAGCCTATAGTATATCATGGAGTTAATTTGGACCAAACTACAAAGGAATTTATAGTCTTTCTAAAGCAAG ataaACTCAAGATTGTTCATCAAGCACATAAAGCAAAG ACAAATGAGCTTGTTTTGAGTCTGGAAGATGATGACACACTCATGCTGAAAGAAGACAGCACGCTGCAAGCCGCTGGAATCG ctcatgAAACTGAAATTGCATTCTTCCGTGAAGAAGATTATAAGAACTACAAAGCTAATCCCATTTCATCCTGGTGA
- the C20H2orf76 gene encoding UPF0538 protein C2orf76 homolog isoform X1 has product MASKEVTITVRLIRSFEHRNFKPIVYHGVNLDQTTKEFIVFLKQDIPLRTSLPPPFRNYKYDKLKIVHQAHKAKTNELVLSLEDDDTLMLKEDSTLQAAGIGEKERAHETEIAFFREEDYKNYKANPISSW; this is encoded by the exons ATGGCTTCCAAAGAAGTGACCATTACAGTTCGCCTCATTCGTTCATTTGAGCATCGCAATTTCAAGCCTATAGTATATCATGGAGTTAATTTGGACCAAACTACAAAGGAATTTATAGTCTTTCTAAAGCAAG ATATTCCTTTAAGGACCAGCCTGCCACCACCattcagaaattataaatatg ataaACTCAAGATTGTTCATCAAGCACATAAAGCAAAG ACAAATGAGCTTGTTTTGAGTCTGGAAGATGATGACACACTCATGCTGAAAGAAGACAGCACGCTGCAAGCCGCTGGAATCGGTGAGAAAGAACGTG ctcatgAAACTGAAATTGCATTCTTCCGTGAAGAAGATTATAAGAACTACAAAGCTAATCCCATTTCATCCTGGTGA
- the C20H2orf76 gene encoding UPF0538 protein C2orf76 homolog isoform X2: protein MASKEVTITVRLIRSFEHRNFKPIVYHGVNLDQTTKEFIVFLKQDIPLRTSLPPPFRNYKYDKLKIVHQAHKAKTNELVLSLEDDDTLMLKEDSTLQAAGIAHETEIAFFREEDYKNYKANPISSW, encoded by the exons ATGGCTTCCAAAGAAGTGACCATTACAGTTCGCCTCATTCGTTCATTTGAGCATCGCAATTTCAAGCCTATAGTATATCATGGAGTTAATTTGGACCAAACTACAAAGGAATTTATAGTCTTTCTAAAGCAAG ATATTCCTTTAAGGACCAGCCTGCCACCACCattcagaaattataaatatg ataaACTCAAGATTGTTCATCAAGCACATAAAGCAAAG ACAAATGAGCTTGTTTTGAGTCTGGAAGATGATGACACACTCATGCTGAAAGAAGACAGCACGCTGCAAGCCGCTGGAATCG ctcatgAAACTGAAATTGCATTCTTCCGTGAAGAAGATTATAAGAACTACAAAGCTAATCCCATTTCATCCTGGTGA
- the C20H2orf76 gene encoding UPF0538 protein C2orf76 homolog isoform X3: MASKEVTITVRLIRSFEHRNFKPIVYHGVNLDQTTKEFIVFLKQDKLKIVHQAHKAKTNELVLSLEDDDTLMLKEDSTLQAAGIGEKERAHETEIAFFREEDYKNYKANPISSW, from the exons ATGGCTTCCAAAGAAGTGACCATTACAGTTCGCCTCATTCGTTCATTTGAGCATCGCAATTTCAAGCCTATAGTATATCATGGAGTTAATTTGGACCAAACTACAAAGGAATTTATAGTCTTTCTAAAGCAAG ataaACTCAAGATTGTTCATCAAGCACATAAAGCAAAG ACAAATGAGCTTGTTTTGAGTCTGGAAGATGATGACACACTCATGCTGAAAGAAGACAGCACGCTGCAAGCCGCTGGAATCGGTGAGAAAGAACGTG ctcatgAAACTGAAATTGCATTCTTCCGTGAAGAAGATTATAAGAACTACAAAGCTAATCCCATTTCATCCTGGTGA